The Streptomyces sp. NBC_00224 genome contains the following window.
GCGTTCGGTGCGATGTCGGTGGGGCCGGGCAGGATGGGGTCATGACGGACGCACAGCCTCACCGTTTCGGCCCGCTCGACTTCCAACTCGTCCTGCTGCAGCGGATGGCCGACCACCAGCCGGAGCTGGTCGACGACGCCCGCCGCGAGCTGGGGGTGTCCATGGCGGAGATGCGGGAAGCCAACCGCCGCTGGCAGGCGATGGCCCGCTCGCCGCGCTCCCGGGGCGCCGCCGCGCGCTACCGGTCGGTGCTCGGCGAGCCCGAGACGGTGGCCCGGCGCAAGGTCGGCGACCTGGAGTGCGAGGCCCGGCTGTGGCCGGTGCCGCTGTGGCCGACGCTGCGGTTCGAGGTGCTGGCCGGGCCGGACGGGACGGTGTGGAACGAGTGGCTGGTCCGGGCCCCCGGCGAGCCCGGCCCCGCCCTGGAGGCGGCGGCGGACCTGCGCCCGTGGTCCTGCACGGTCGACGAGGCGGCCCGCGCCTTCCCCCCGGCCCGCCCGATGGAGGGCAGCGCCCCCACCCGCTGGCAACTGGAGCTGACGCTCCCGGGCGATGAGAAGTGCGTGGCCGAGTTCGCGTGGGGCTTGCTGCAGCGACTGCTGTCGCCGGTGTAGGCGGGGTCCCGGGGCACGTCTTTCACCTGCGGGCCGGTGGGGGCTGGGCGCGCAGTTCCCCGCGCCCCTTAAGGGGACGTGGTCGCCCAGCGAGGCAAAGCCAGGCGCACCGGCCCCGCCGAGGTCGCACCCCCGCCGATCGGCAACCCCCTAGGGGCGCGGGGAACTGCGCGACCAGCCCCCACCGACCCGCAGACGAAAGCGCACCCAGGACCCAGCCCGCGCCCCCCAACTCCCGCAGGCGCACCGATGCGCACCCCGCAGTCCCCCAATTGGCCCTCCCCCGGAGGGAACTCGCACTCAGTCAGCCGACGCCCGACCGGCGCAGCCCAGCGCGCGCCCCGGGTGCGGGGGCCGGACGATTCGATCAAGAGCCGCCACTCGGGAGGATCGCCGTGACCGTCAATCTGGAGCAGTTGCGCCGTTGCCACGTAGCCGTCGACCTCGGCGCCGCGAGGACGCGCGTATTCGTCAAGGGCCTGGGACTCGTCGTGGACGAGCCCAGCGTCGCGGCCGTCAACACCCGTACCGGCGCGCTGATCGCCGTCGGCGCGTTCGCCGAGAAGATGACCGGCCGTACGCCCGACTACATCCGCGTCGCCCGGCCCGTGACCGGCGGCACCGTCGTCGACATCGAGATGGCCCAGCGCATGCTGCGGCATCTGGTCGGTGAGAAGCTGCGGCGCCAGCTGCGGCGCAAGCCCGGGCTGCGGGCCGCCGCCTGCACCCCGCACGAGGCCGACCCGCTCGCCCAGCGCGCCACCGTCGAGACCCTGGTGGGACTCGGCGCCCGCCGGGTCGAGCTGGTCGACACCCTGATCGCGGCGGCCGTCGGCTGCGGGCTCCCGGTCGAGCAGCCGACCGCCACCATGATCATGGTGTGCGGGGCGGCCACGACCCAGATCGCGGTGCTCTCGCTCGGCGCGATCGTCACCGCCCAGCGGATCCCGGTCGGCGGCGACGCGATCGACCACGCCGTCATCCAGCATCTGCGCCACCAGCACGAGCTGATGCTGCCGAGCCAGTCCGTGCGCCCCCTCCAGCTCGCCCTCAGCGGCAACGGGCTGACCCCGCACGGCCCCGCCTCCACCGAGATCCACGGCCGGGACGTCGCCACCGGCCTCGCCCGCTCGGTCCAGGTCGACACCGCGGCCGTCCGCGACGCGATCCACACCCCGCTGACCGCCGTCCTCGACGGCATCGGCAAGGTCCTGCGCGACTGCCCGCCCGACCTGGTCGCGGACCTGGCGGACCGGGGGATCATGATGGTCGGCGGAAGCGCCCTGCTGCCGGGCCTGGACCAGATGCTGCGCAAGGCGACCGGCATGCCCGTCGCGATCGCCGAACGCCCGGACGTCTGCGCCATCCTGGGCCTCGGCGCGATGCTGGACGGCAAGATCGAGCCGTTGGTCCTCGACCCGCTCGCGGAGTGAGGTGCCGAGTGAGGCGCCGGCTGAGGTGCCGGGTGATGGCAGGAGGGGCGCGGTGCGCGCGGACGACGGATCCGGGGCCGGGACACCGCTGCCCGTCCTGCTCGAAGCCGTCCTCGGCGTCGGCTCCGAGCTCGAACTGCGCACCACCCTCCAGCACATCGTGGACACCGCGGCCGAACTGACCGGCGCCCGGTACGGGGCGCTCGGCGTCGTCGACCCCGAGCGCGGCCGGCTCACCGAGCTGTTCACGGCCGGGCTCACCGACGCCGAGCGGGAGCGGATCGGGGCGCTTCCGGACGGGCACACCGGGGTGCTCGGCGCGCTCGTCCAGGACCCGCGGCCGCTGCGGCTCGCCGACCTCACCACCGACCCGCGCTCGTCGGGCGTGCCGCCCGGCCACCCGCCGATGCGCTCGTTCCTGGGCGTCCCCATCCGCGTACACACCGAGGTGTTCGGCAACCTCTACCTCACCGAGAAGCGCGGCGGAGCGTTCACCGAGGAGGACCTGGCGCTGCTGCGGGTGCTCGCCTCGCAGGCGGGGATCGCGATCGGCAACGCCCGGCTGTACGAGACGGCCCGGCGCCGCGAGCGGTGGATCGAGGGCGCCGCCGCCGTCACCACCTCGCTGCTGACCGGCGACACGGCGGCGGACGCGCTGATGACGGTCGCCGAGCGGGCCCGGCTGCTCGCGGACGCGGCGGCCGGGGTGGTGCTCCAGCCCACCGAGGAGGGCGGGATGGAGATCGTCGCCGCCTCCGCGCCGGACGACCCGGGCGACATCGTGGGGACGACCATCGCGCCCGGCTCGCCGGTGCTGGTCCAACTGCTCGGCGGGGAGCCGGTGTTCATCGAGGACTCGGCGAGCGACCCCCGGATGACCACGCACGTACGGACCCGGTTCGGGCCGAGCATGATGCTGCCGCTGCAGAGCGGCGGCAAGCTCATCGGTACGCTCGCGCTCCCCCGGCGCCGCGGGGCCGAGCCGTACACGGCGGTGGAGCGGCTGCTGGCAGCGCAGTTCGCCTCGCAGGCGGCGCTCGCGCTCGTCCTCGCGGACGCGCAGCACAACCGGGAGCGGCTCGCGGTGTACGAGGACCGCGACCGGATCGCCCGCGACCTCCACGACCTGGTCGTCCAGCGGCTGTTCGCGACCGAGATGATGCTGGAGTCGACGCGCCGCCGCGCCGCGAAGGCCTCCGGCGACGACACGGACGAGCTGCTCATCCGGGCCGTGGACGAGCTGGACTCCACGATCCAGGAGGTCCGCACCGCCATCTTCGCCCTCCAGCAGCCGCCCGCCGACGCGCCGACGACCGTACGGGGCCGGGTGCTGCGCGAGACGGACGGCGCGGGGGCGCTGCTCGGGTTCCGGCCGTCGGTGGTGTTCGCGGGGGCGGTGGATGCCGTTTTGGGCGACGCCGTCGCCGGGCGGCTGTTGTCGGCCCTGCGCACCGCGCTGGCCGCCGCGCACCGCCGTACCGGGGTTTCGTCCGTCGCGGTCGCCGTCGATGCGACCGTCGTCCTCCCGGACGGGCGTCCCGGTGTGCGGCTCACCGTCACGGACGACGGGGAGGGGGGCGGTCCCAAGGTGTGGGAGGCGCGGCTGTAGGGGGCGGTGGAGGTGCGTCGGCGACTGCGGATCGTGCTGGGTTGCTCGCGCAGTTCCCCGCGCCCCTTAAATGCGCCCCTGCGGGGCGCCCCTTTAGGGGCGCGGGGAACTGCGCGACCAGCCACAGCGAGCCCGCAGACGAACGGCATCCGGGGCGAAGCCCCGAAAGCGGGGTGCAGGGGCCACAGGCCCCGCAACGGGGTCCCGGGGGCAGCCCCCGGGAACGCGCCTCCACCACCCACCCACCCCCGGAGGGCCCACGTAGGGTTTCCGATGGCCCTTCAGGGCCGGTGCCGTCGACCGCGAGGAGCCCTTTCCGTGTCCCCTCTCTTTCCCGCGCTGAGGACCGCCGACCGCAAGGAAGCCCTTCGGTTCGGCGAGCACGTCCTCACCTACGCCGAACTCGCCGGGGCCGCGGGCGCCCTGGCAGGCCGGATCGCCGGGGCGGGCCGCGTCGCCGTCTGGGCGACCCCGACCCTGGAGACGGCCGTCGGGGTGGTCGCGGCGCTGCTGGCCGGGGTGCCCGCCGTACCGCTGAACCCCAAGACGGGCGAGCGCGAGCTGGCGCACATCCTGACCGACAGCGCGCCCACGGCCGTCCTCGCCGCCCCGGGCGACCCACTGCCGCCCGCGCTGGCGGCGCTGACCAGGATCGACGTGGTCCCGACGGCGGGACCGGCGGCGCGGCTCCCGGCCACCGAGCCCGACGACCCCGAGTCGCCCGCCCTCATCGTCTACACCTCCGGCACCACCGGCCCGCCCAAGGGGGCCGTACTCCCCCGCCGGGCCGTCGCCGGCACGCTCGACGCGCTGGCGGAGGTCT
Protein-coding sequences here:
- a CDS encoding GAF domain-containing protein — encoded protein: MRADDGSGAGTPLPVLLEAVLGVGSELELRTTLQHIVDTAAELTGARYGALGVVDPERGRLTELFTAGLTDAERERIGALPDGHTGVLGALVQDPRPLRLADLTTDPRSSGVPPGHPPMRSFLGVPIRVHTEVFGNLYLTEKRGGAFTEEDLALLRVLASQAGIAIGNARLYETARRRERWIEGAAAVTTSLLTGDTAADALMTVAERARLLADAAAGVVLQPTEEGGMEIVAASAPDDPGDIVGTTIAPGSPVLVQLLGGEPVFIEDSASDPRMTTHVRTRFGPSMMLPLQSGGKLIGTLALPRRRGAEPYTAVERLLAAQFASQAALALVLADAQHNRERLAVYEDRDRIARDLHDLVVQRLFATEMMLESTRRRAAKASGDDTDELLIRAVDELDSTIQEVRTAIFALQQPPADAPTTVRGRVLRETDGAGALLGFRPSVVFAGAVDAVLGDAVAGRLLSALRTALAAAHRRTGVSSVAVAVDATVVLPDGRPGVRLTVTDDGEGGGPKVWEARL
- a CDS encoding rod shape-determining protein — encoded protein: MTVNLEQLRRCHVAVDLGAARTRVFVKGLGLVVDEPSVAAVNTRTGALIAVGAFAEKMTGRTPDYIRVARPVTGGTVVDIEMAQRMLRHLVGEKLRRQLRRKPGLRAAACTPHEADPLAQRATVETLVGLGARRVELVDTLIAAAVGCGLPVEQPTATMIMVCGAATTQIAVLSLGAIVTAQRIPVGGDAIDHAVIQHLRHQHELMLPSQSVRPLQLALSGNGLTPHGPASTEIHGRDVATGLARSVQVDTAAVRDAIHTPLTAVLDGIGKVLRDCPPDLVADLADRGIMMVGGSALLPGLDQMLRKATGMPVAIAERPDVCAILGLGAMLDGKIEPLVLDPLAE